One window from the genome of Pedobacter schmidteae encodes:
- the infB gene encoding translation initiation factor IF-2 yields MSDDKPIILFKAVKELNVGIATAVEFLEKKGFSVENKPTTKLSRDMYNALLKEFQGDKIVKEEANQIVIGKIRRDEPEVTDKVAEAPKKNVDFESEGILVKNLNAYTPPVEKAKEEPAAAEKAEEKADEGALPGVKIVGKINLDDLNAKTRPVRREDAPAPEVKAETPAAPAAPVAPVEKAPEPVKEVEKPVEQPVAEIKPEPVKPVETPKAEEQPKPVAEAPVVKAPEPAVAPKVTPEPPKVEKPEESEVIKARSVKLSGPNIIGKITLPVTPDRKSQPVASSGESADAKRKRKRKKTPGGHPGQQGGHGQHPQQGGQHQGGQHGQGGQPGAPKPAPTFGNRPDFRNNTNNAANRPNFRNNKPGGAPAGGPKEEPTEKEIQDQIKATLARLSGAGKSGKFAQRAKLRRQKRDDVAMSADEAAMEQELQSRVLKVTEFVTANELATMMDEPVTKIIATCMSLGMFVSINQRLDAETLTIVADEFGYEIQFVKPDDESDILIEEEDSEEDLLPRAPVVTIMGHVDHGKTSLLDYIRKANVVAGEAGGITQHIGAYMVTTSTGKKVTFLDTPGHEAFTAMRARGAKVADIAIIVVAADDAVMPQTKEAINHAQAAGVPLVFAFTKIDKPGANSDKIREQLSMMNILVEDWGGNFQSQEISGKSGLNVDLLLEKVLLEAELLDLKANPNKRATGSVIEATLDKGRGIVTTVLVQAGTLKVGDPILAGSYSGRVKALFNERGQKVDKAGPSVPVQVLGMQGAPTAGDKFNALESEVEAREIANKRLQLMREQGLRTQKHITLDEIGRRLAIGNFKELNLIVKGDVDGSIEALSDSLLKLSTPEIQINIIGKAVGQISESDVLLASASDAIIIGFQVRPSPGARKLAEAEQIDIRLYSIIYDAINEIKAAMEGMLAPEFEEKITANVEIRETFKITKVGTIAGCMVLDGTITRNSKIRIVRDGVVIYTGELASLKRYKDDVKEVSRGYECGLNIQNFNNIEVGDIVEAYEQVEVKRKL; encoded by the coding sequence ATGTCAGACGACAAACCAATAATTTTATTTAAAGCAGTTAAGGAACTTAACGTAGGCATTGCTACGGCCGTTGAGTTTTTAGAAAAGAAAGGCTTTTCTGTTGAGAATAAACCCACTACTAAGCTCTCCCGCGACATGTATAATGCATTGTTGAAAGAGTTTCAGGGCGATAAGATCGTAAAAGAAGAAGCCAATCAGATTGTTATTGGTAAAATTCGTCGTGATGAGCCTGAAGTAACCGATAAAGTTGCTGAAGCACCTAAGAAAAATGTTGACTTTGAGAGCGAAGGGATTTTAGTTAAAAACCTGAATGCCTATACTCCTCCGGTTGAAAAAGCGAAGGAAGAGCCAGCTGCCGCTGAGAAAGCGGAAGAAAAAGCTGATGAAGGTGCTTTACCTGGTGTGAAAATAGTAGGAAAGATCAACCTTGATGATTTAAATGCTAAAACACGCCCTGTTAGAAGAGAGGATGCTCCTGCACCGGAAGTTAAGGCCGAAACGCCTGCTGCTCCGGCTGCACCTGTAGCTCCAGTGGAGAAAGCCCCTGAGCCGGTTAAGGAAGTAGAGAAGCCGGTTGAACAGCCTGTTGCAGAAATAAAACCTGAACCTGTTAAGCCTGTGGAAACACCTAAAGCCGAAGAGCAGCCAAAACCGGTTGCCGAGGCACCAGTGGTTAAAGCTCCTGAGCCAGCAGTTGCTCCAAAAGTAACTCCTGAACCGCCAAAAGTTGAAAAACCTGAAGAAAGTGAAGTGATCAAAGCACGTTCAGTAAAACTTTCGGGACCAAACATCATCGGGAAAATTACCTTACCGGTAACACCTGATCGTAAGTCGCAGCCTGTAGCCTCTTCAGGAGAAAGTGCTGATGCGAAAAGAAAGCGTAAACGTAAAAAGACACCTGGCGGACATCCTGGTCAACAAGGTGGCCATGGTCAACATCCGCAGCAAGGCGGCCAACATCAAGGAGGTCAGCATGGACAAGGCGGACAACCTGGAGCGCCGAAGCCTGCACCAACATTTGGAAACAGACCGGACTTCAGAAACAATACCAACAATGCAGCCAATAGGCCTAATTTCAGGAACAATAAACCAGGAGGTGCTCCTGCTGGCGGACCGAAAGAAGAGCCTACGGAAAAAGAAATACAAGATCAGATTAAAGCAACACTTGCCCGTTTAAGTGGAGCAGGTAAATCTGGTAAATTTGCTCAACGTGCGAAATTGCGTCGTCAGAAACGTGATGATGTGGCCATGTCGGCCGATGAGGCGGCAATGGAGCAGGAGTTACAATCCCGTGTACTTAAAGTTACGGAGTTTGTAACGGCAAATGAACTGGCTACGATGATGGACGAACCGGTTACAAAAATTATCGCGACTTGTATGAGTCTGGGTATGTTTGTATCGATTAACCAACGTTTGGATGCCGAAACTTTGACCATCGTTGCTGATGAGTTTGGCTACGAAATTCAATTCGTAAAACCAGATGACGAAAGCGATATCCTGATTGAAGAGGAAGATTCGGAAGAAGACTTATTACCAAGGGCTCCTGTTGTAACCATTATGGGACACGTGGATCATGGTAAAACATCCTTGCTGGATTATATCCGTAAAGCGAATGTGGTAGCCGGTGAGGCAGGGGGTATTACCCAGCACATTGGTGCCTATATGGTAACTACTTCGACAGGTAAAAAAGTTACTTTCCTGGATACACCAGGTCACGAGGCCTTTACAGCCATGCGTGCAAGGGGTGCCAAGGTAGCAGATATTGCCATTATCGTTGTGGCTGCGGATGATGCGGTGATGCCTCAAACAAAAGAGGCCATTAACCACGCACAGGCTGCAGGCGTACCGTTGGTATTTGCTTTCACAAAAATTGACAAACCGGGTGCAAACTCTGATAAAATACGTGAGCAATTATCGATGATGAATATCCTGGTTGAGGATTGGGGAGGTAATTTCCAGTCGCAGGAAATTTCGGGTAAGAGCGGTTTAAATGTAGACCTGTTACTGGAGAAAGTTTTATTAGAGGCTGAATTGTTAGACCTTAAAGCCAATCCGAACAAACGTGCTACGGGTAGCGTAATTGAGGCTACTTTAGATAAAGGACGTGGTATTGTAACTACAGTCCTGGTTCAGGCTGGTACGCTGAAGGTGGGTGATCCAATCCTTGCGGGTAGCTACAGCGGACGTGTGAAAGCCTTATTTAACGAACGTGGACAGAAAGTAGATAAAGCAGGCCCTTCGGTACCGGTACAGGTATTGGGTATGCAGGGAGCCCCTACGGCAGGTGATAAATTCAATGCGTTGGAAAGTGAAGTGGAGGCCAGAGAGATTGCAAACAAACGTTTACAATTGATGCGTGAGCAAGGCCTTCGTACACAGAAACACATTACATTGGATGAGATTGGTCGTCGTTTGGCTATCGGTAACTTTAAAGAGCTGAACCTGATTGTTAAAGGTGACGTGGATGGTTCTATCGAGGCCTTGTCTGACTCGTTACTGAAACTTTCTACTCCTGAGATACAGATCAATATTATCGGTAAAGCGGTAGGTCAGATTTCTGAATCGGATGTATTGCTGGCATCAGCTTCTGATGCGATCATCATTGGTTTCCAGGTACGTCCTTCCCCGGGAGCACGTAAACTGGCCGAGGCAGAGCAGATTGATATCCGTTTATACTCTATCATCTACGATGCAATCAACGAGATCAAAGCGGCGATGGAAGGTATGTTGGCTCCTGAGTTTGAGGAGAAAATTACGGCTAACGTGGAGATCAGAGAGACCTTTAAAATCACTAAGGTGGGTACAATTGCCGGCTGTATGGTGTTAGACGGTACGATTACACGTAACAGCAAAATCCGTATCGTTAGAGATGGTGTGGTAATTTACACTGGTGAACTGGCTTCATTGAAACGTTATAAAGATGATGTGAAAGAAGTATCAAGAGGTTACGAGTGCGGATTGAACATCCAGAACTTTAATAATATTGAAGTAGGCGATATTGTAGAAGCTTACGAACAAGTTGAAGTAAAAAGGAAGTTGTAA
- a CDS encoding glycosyltransferase family 10 domain-containing protein, translating into MKFKSLLIDLGLYRPKYLPDENHIELLNCWTTDPEKLWQYHFVTGQFSNLLTAQNSLLIGSVFGPKGIFKLSKSKKKLFYTGENVDRFPEYTDYCDGIVDLSIGFDYLDRENYQRFPLWMEYFFAPVMNTKKIHEVFSDFVIKDICRDEDKKFAVMVSRHDEGNSRAAIFNSINQIDQVDSGGQFLKNTNALKEEYNDDKGKFIGQYKFNICPENSNREGYVTEKVFEAIKSNTIPIYWGSNNNPEPDVLNKDAILFYDGPESLPALNRKVEELHRNPKLYREFMAQPKFQPQAVEYVIDAFEGLYSKLHNMLKEDRFKG; encoded by the coding sequence ATGAAATTTAAATCCCTGTTGATTGATTTAGGTTTATATAGACCTAAGTATCTTCCTGATGAAAACCATATTGAACTGTTAAATTGCTGGACCACAGATCCGGAAAAATTGTGGCAGTATCATTTTGTTACCGGACAATTTTCTAATTTACTAACAGCTCAAAATTCACTGTTGATTGGTTCGGTTTTCGGCCCGAAGGGGATTTTTAAATTAAGCAAGAGTAAAAAAAAGTTGTTTTATACGGGAGAAAATGTAGACCGTTTTCCGGAGTATACGGACTACTGTGATGGAATAGTAGATCTGTCCATTGGATTTGATTATCTGGATAGAGAAAACTATCAGCGCTTTCCGTTATGGATGGAATACTTCTTTGCACCAGTGATGAATACTAAGAAGATTCATGAAGTGTTTTCTGATTTTGTAATTAAAGACATTTGCCGGGATGAGGATAAGAAGTTTGCAGTTATGGTGAGCCGTCATGATGAAGGGAATAGCCGGGCTGCAATATTCAATAGCATTAATCAAATTGACCAGGTAGACAGTGGGGGACAATTCCTGAAGAATACAAATGCCTTAAAGGAAGAATATAATGACGACAAAGGCAAGTTTATCGGCCAATATAAATTTAACATCTGTCCTGAAAATTCGAATAGGGAAGGTTATGTAACCGAAAAGGTTTTTGAAGCTATAAAAAGTAACACTATTCCGATTTATTGGGGCAGTAACAATAACCCGGAACCTGATGTGCTGAACAAAGATGCGATTTTATTTTATGACGGACCCGAAAGTTTACCGGCATTGAACAGAAAGGTTGAAGAGTTGCACAGGAACCCAAAGTTATATAGAGAGTTTATGGCTCAACCTAAGTTTCAGCCGCAAGCTGTTGAATACGTTATTGATGCCTTTGAGGGTTTATATTCAAAGCTTCATAATATGTTAAAGGAAGATAGGTTTAAAGGTTAG
- the panD gene encoding aspartate 1-decarboxylase — MIIEILKSKIHRVRVTQAELHYVGSITIDEDLMDAAQIIANEKVQIVNNNNGERFETYVIKGPRGSGTICLNGATARKVQVGDILIIMSYGSLPIEEAKKYHPILVFPDDNNHLLK, encoded by the coding sequence ATGATTATCGAGATATTAAAATCGAAAATACACCGTGTTAGAGTAACACAGGCGGAATTGCACTATGTAGGTAGCATTACCATTGATGAAGATTTGATGGATGCTGCCCAGATCATTGCAAATGAGAAGGTTCAGATTGTAAACAACAACAATGGCGAGCGCTTTGAAACTTACGTAATTAAAGGCCCGCGCGGAAGTGGTACCATTTGCTTAAATGGCGCTACCGCAAGAAAAGTTCAGGTTGGCGATATTCTCATCATCATGTCCTACGGTTCGTTGCCGATAGAAGAGGCTAAAAAATATCATCCCATCCTGGTATTCCCCGACGATAACAATCACCTGTTGAAATAA
- the panC gene encoding pantoate--beta-alanine ligase, whose translation MKVINTIAALKSLLEPIKLAQQKIALVPTMGALHKGHVSLIKIAQQQADVVVCSIFVNPTQFTDPKDLEKYPRPLEHDMKMLQEAGCNVVFMPAVTEMYPKPETWHIDLGPAEFLLEGEFRKGHYQGVTQIVKKLFDAVNPDVAFFGQKDFQQVLMIKNMVAHFHMPVQIVSCPIIREDDGLAMSSRNIHLTAADRQNALVLSKALTYVKDNFALLTVPELLAGAKKLINGVAGVELDYFTIANGETLLPEENKSHHDIVALVAAKVGQTRLIDNMILN comes from the coding sequence TTGAAAGTAATAAATACTATAGCGGCATTAAAGTCGCTGCTTGAACCAATAAAATTGGCTCAACAGAAAATTGCCTTAGTGCCTACTATGGGTGCTTTGCACAAAGGACACGTATCGCTGATAAAAATAGCGCAGCAACAGGCTGATGTAGTCGTTTGCAGTATTTTTGTAAACCCCACCCAGTTTACCGATCCCAAAGACCTGGAAAAATACCCCCGTCCGCTAGAACATGACATGAAAATGTTGCAGGAAGCCGGATGTAATGTGGTGTTTATGCCTGCAGTTACCGAAATGTACCCTAAGCCCGAAACCTGGCACATTGACCTTGGTCCGGCCGAATTTTTACTGGAAGGCGAGTTTAGAAAAGGTCATTACCAGGGCGTAACCCAGATTGTGAAAAAACTGTTCGACGCCGTAAATCCTGATGTCGCTTTTTTCGGTCAGAAAGATTTTCAGCAGGTGCTGATGATTAAAAATATGGTAGCTCATTTTCATATGCCTGTGCAGATTGTATCCTGTCCTATTATCCGTGAGGATGACGGATTGGCCATGAGCTCAAGGAACATCCACCTTACAGCGGCCGACAGGCAAAATGCGCTGGTGCTGAGTAAGGCATTGACATATGTAAAAGACAATTTTGCTTTATTGACCGTGCCTGAATTGCTGGCCGGGGCCAAAAAACTAATCAACGGCGTAGCAGGTGTAGAGTTGGATTACTTTACCATCGCTAATGGCGAAACCTTACTGCCCGAAGAAAATAAAAGCCATCATGATATTGTAGCTCTGGTGGCCGCTAAGGTAGGGCAAACCCGCCTGATTGATAATATGATACTCAACTGA
- the nusA gene encoding transcription termination factor NusA, whose protein sequence is MSNINLIDSFQEFKDFKNIDRPTVISVLEEVFRSMLRKKYGTDENCDVIVNPDNGDLEIWRTRKVMEDGFSEDDDLEIELAEVKQLDPDMEVGDDYIEQITLESFGRRAILAARQTLVSKVLELEKDEIFKKYKDRVGEIVTGEVYQVWKKETLVLDDEGNELMMPKTEQIPADYFKKGDAVRAVILKVDMVNATPKIIISRIAPEFLQRLFEIEVPEIFDGLITIKKIVREPGERAKVAVESYDDRIDPVGACVGMKGSRIHGIVRELKNENIDVINFTNNISLYITRALSPAKITSIKLDDETKHASVYLKPDQVSLAIGRGGHNIKLAGKLTGYEIDVYREAGEEDEDVDIEEFSDEIDSWIIDELKAIGCDTAKSVLALSVDELVKRTDLEEETIKEVMSILKSEFE, encoded by the coding sequence ATGAGCAATATTAATTTAATCGATTCATTTCAAGAGTTTAAAGACTTCAAGAACATCGACCGTCCTACAGTGATAAGTGTGCTGGAAGAGGTATTTCGCAGTATGTTGCGTAAAAAATATGGTACGGATGAGAATTGCGACGTAATTGTTAACCCGGACAACGGAGATTTGGAGATCTGGCGGACCAGAAAAGTGATGGAAGATGGCTTTTCGGAGGACGATGATCTGGAAATTGAACTGGCAGAGGTAAAACAATTGGATCCGGATATGGAAGTTGGCGACGACTACATTGAGCAGATCACTTTAGAAAGCTTTGGCCGCAGGGCAATTTTAGCTGCCCGTCAGACATTGGTTTCAAAAGTATTGGAATTAGAAAAAGACGAAATCTTCAAAAAATATAAAGACAGAGTTGGCGAGATTGTAACCGGTGAGGTTTACCAGGTTTGGAAAAAGGAAACTTTGGTACTGGATGATGAAGGTAACGAATTGATGATGCCTAAAACAGAACAGATTCCTGCCGATTATTTCAAAAAAGGAGATGCAGTACGTGCGGTGATTTTGAAAGTGGACATGGTAAATGCTACACCGAAAATCATCATTTCGCGAATTGCTCCTGAGTTTTTACAACGCTTATTTGAAATTGAGGTTCCTGAGATTTTTGATGGTCTGATTACCATCAAGAAAATTGTTCGCGAACCAGGAGAGCGTGCCAAGGTTGCTGTTGAATCGTACGATGACAGGATTGATCCGGTAGGTGCCTGTGTAGGTATGAAAGGTTCACGTATCCACGGTATTGTTAGAGAGCTTAAAAATGAGAATATTGATGTGATCAACTTCACCAACAATATTTCATTATATATCACAAGAGCGTTGAGTCCGGCAAAAATCACTTCTATTAAATTAGATGACGAAACCAAACATGCTTCGGTTTACCTGAAACCAGATCAGGTTTCTTTGGCTATCGGACGTGGTGGACACAACATTAAACTGGCTGGTAAACTGACCGGTTATGAAATTGATGTATACCGTGAAGCGGGTGAAGAAGATGAGGATGTGGATATCGAAGAATTCTCGGATGAAATCGATAGCTGGATCATTGATGAGCTGAAAGCCATCGGTTGTGATACAGCGAAAAGTGTGTTGGCACTTTCCGTAGACGAGTTGGTAAAACGTACCGATTTGGAGGAAGAAACCATCAAAGAAGTGATGAGCATTTTGAAATCAGAGTTTGAATAA
- a CDS encoding acyl-CoA dehydrogenase, translating to MLFQLSEEQLMIQQAARDFAQAELKPGVIERDEHQKFPAEQVKKLGELGFLGMMVSEKYNGSGLDALSYVLVMEELSKVDASASVVVSVNNSLVCYGLESYGSDFQKEKYLKPLAAGEKIGAFCLSEPEAGSDATSQQTTAEDKGDYYLLNGTKNWITNGSTASTYLVIAQTDKSLKHKGINAFIVEKGMEGFTIGPKENKMGIRGSDTHSLMFNDVKVPKENRIGEDGFGFKFAMKTLEGGRIGIAAQALGIAAGAYELALEYAKQRKSFGKAIAEHQAIAFKLADMATQVEAARMLVYKAAWLKDQGQPYTLAGSMAKLYASKVAMDVTVEAVQIHGGYGFVKEYHVERLMRDAKITQIYEGTSEIQKMVISREIIR from the coding sequence ATGCTATTTCAATTAAGTGAAGAACAATTGATGATCCAGCAGGCTGCCCGCGATTTTGCGCAGGCAGAACTAAAGCCTGGAGTTATCGAAAGAGATGAGCATCAGAAATTCCCTGCCGAGCAGGTGAAAAAACTGGGCGAACTCGGCTTTCTGGGAATGATGGTGTCAGAAAAATACAATGGCAGCGGTCTCGATGCCTTGTCGTACGTTCTGGTGATGGAAGAGTTGTCAAAAGTAGATGCTTCTGCTTCGGTGGTGGTATCAGTAAATAACTCGTTGGTTTGCTATGGACTGGAATCTTACGGTTCCGATTTCCAAAAAGAAAAATATTTAAAGCCTTTGGCTGCCGGAGAAAAGATTGGTGCTTTCTGTTTATCGGAACCGGAGGCCGGCTCGGATGCTACTTCTCAACAAACTACAGCGGAGGATAAAGGAGACTATTACCTGTTAAATGGTACAAAAAACTGGATCACCAATGGCAGCACAGCCTCTACTTACCTGGTGATTGCACAAACCGATAAATCTTTGAAACATAAAGGTATCAATGCTTTTATTGTCGAAAAAGGAATGGAAGGTTTTACCATCGGGCCCAAAGAAAATAAGATGGGTATCCGTGGTTCTGATACCCACTCGTTGATGTTTAATGATGTTAAGGTGCCCAAAGAAAACCGCATTGGTGAGGATGGCTTTGGCTTTAAGTTTGCCATGAAAACATTGGAAGGTGGACGTATTGGTATTGCTGCACAGGCTCTGGGTATTGCTGCAGGTGCTTATGAATTGGCGCTTGAATATGCCAAACAGCGTAAATCGTTTGGTAAAGCAATTGCCGAGCATCAGGCTATCGCCTTTAAACTGGCCGATATGGCTACACAAGTAGAAGCAGCGCGAATGCTGGTGTATAAAGCGGCATGGTTAAAAGATCAGGGGCAACCTTATACCCTTGCCGGATCGATGGCTAAGTTATACGCCTCAAAAGTGGCTATGGATGTAACTGTAGAGGCCGTACAGATACACGGTGGTTATGGATTTGTAAAAGAATACCATGTAGAACGTTTGATGCGCGATGCGAAGATTACACAAATTTACGAAGGGACTTCAGAAATCCAGAAAATGGTGATCTCGCGCGAAATCATTCGCTAA
- a CDS encoding phage holin family protein, with product MRLIIEILLMGLAVFIGARLVPGVTVDGYGTAIIAAILIALANATIGFILRVLTFPVNFLTLGLVSFIISVLMVMLVSNIMSGFHVSGFWAAAFLAIVVALIKAVFGAIAGTDKD from the coding sequence ATGAGACTGATTATTGAAATTTTACTGATGGGCCTGGCCGTATTTATAGGTGCACGCCTGGTGCCCGGCGTAACTGTTGATGGTTATGGAACGGCTATTATAGCCGCCATTTTAATTGCCCTGGCCAATGCCACTATCGGATTTATTTTAAGGGTACTTACTTTTCCTGTTAATTTTTTAACGTTAGGACTGGTTTCCTTTATCATTTCGGTATTGATGGTGATGCTGGTTTCCAATATCATGAGCGGATTTCATGTCAGCGGATTTTGGGCAGCTGCATTCCTGGCCATTGTTGTAGCTTTAATTAAAGCCGTATTTGGCGCTATTGCAGGAACAGATAAAGATTAG
- a CDS encoding glycogen/starch synthase, which yields MAKTKLLIVTHEMSPFLELTKISEITRQLPQAMQDKGFEIRILMPRFGNINERRNRLHEVIRLSGMNIIIDDNDNPLIIKVASIPAARMQVYFLDNEDYFQRKYVFRDKEDKFYADNDERTIFFCKGALETVKKLGWAPDIVHCHGWMTSLVPAYIKTTYKNDPTFKNSKVVYSIYENCFTETLNADLHKKAIMNSMTAEDTKMFENADCNVLHMGAVSYSDGVVLADENIHSNVLKFVKDSNKPTLAYNLTENFENFYALYEEISNEELASIA from the coding sequence ATGGCAAAAACGAAGCTACTGATTGTTACACACGAGATGTCGCCTTTCCTTGAACTCACAAAGATTTCTGAAATTACCCGTCAACTACCACAGGCAATGCAGGATAAAGGATTTGAAATCCGCATATTGATGCCAAGGTTTGGGAATATTAATGAAAGAAGGAACAGATTGCACGAGGTTATCCGTCTTTCAGGAATGAACATTATTATTGATGATAATGACAATCCTTTAATCATTAAGGTGGCTTCTATTCCGGCTGCACGTATGCAGGTTTATTTTCTTGACAACGAAGATTATTTTCAGCGGAAGTACGTTTTCAGGGACAAAGAGGATAAATTTTATGCAGACAATGACGAAAGAACAATTTTCTTTTGCAAAGGTGCACTGGAAACAGTTAAGAAACTAGGCTGGGCTCCTGATATTGTACACTGCCATGGCTGGATGACCTCACTGGTACCAGCTTATATCAAAACTACTTATAAAAACGATCCTACTTTTAAAAATTCAAAAGTGGTGTATTCTATTTATGAGAACTGCTTTACTGAAACCTTAAATGCTGATCTTCATAAAAAAGCCATCATGAATTCGATGACTGCTGAAGACACCAAAATGTTTGAGAATGCAGACTGCAATGTATTGCATATGGGTGCCGTAAGTTACTCGGACGGAGTGGTATTGGCTGATGAAAATATACACAGCAATGTGTTAAAATTTGTTAAAGATTCTAATAAACCAACTTTAGCTTATAATTTAACAGAAAATTTTGAAAACTTCTATGCTTTATATGAGGAGATTTCAAATGAAGAATTGGCTTCAATAGCATAA
- the rimP gene encoding ribosome assembly cofactor RimP encodes MQVEKRVTELVEEKISDRPELFLVEVKMLPNNKLIIHVDGDTGISIQDCAAISRHVGFHLEEENTIEKAYNLEVSSPGVGEPLKLKRQYVKNIGRELSVKLTGGEIKEGKLLNADENSITIEAKVKEKGKKVQLVETSIDFNNITETKVLISFK; translated from the coding sequence ATGCAGGTAGAAAAAAGAGTAACAGAATTAGTTGAAGAAAAGATTTCGGATAGACCGGAATTGTTTCTTGTTGAGGTGAAGATGCTGCCAAACAATAAGCTTATTATTCATGTGGATGGGGATACAGGAATCAGTATTCAGGATTGCGCAGCCATCAGCAGGCATGTAGGCTTTCATTTGGAAGAAGAAAACACCATTGAAAAGGCATATAACCTGGAGGTTTCTTCGCCGGGAGTTGGTGAGCCTTTAAAGCTGAAAAGACAATATGTTAAAAATATTGGACGTGAGCTGAGCGTTAAACTAACAGGTGGCGAGATAAAAGAAGGCAAATTGCTGAATGCTGATGAAAACAGCATAACCATAGAAGCAAAGGTTAAAGAAAAAGGTAAAAAAGTACAACTGGTTGAAACCAGTATTGACTTTAATAATATAACAGAAACAAAGGTTTTAATTTCATTTAAATAA